The following are encoded together in the Nicotiana tabacum cultivar K326 unplaced genomic scaffold, ASM71507v2 Un00001, whole genome shotgun sequence genome:
- the LOC142178812 gene encoding uncharacterized protein LOC142178812 produces MEMLKQIQVNISLINALRKMPGYAKMMKDLMSHKFDFQDLATITLTQTCSVVVSRPIAQKLSDPRIFTISCTIGSYAFAKALCDLGESINLMLLSIYKRLDIGRARPTSMLQQLADRTVKRPSGILDNVFVQVGKFVFPADCFIMDCKVDEEIPIIL; encoded by the coding sequence atggaaatgctgaagcaaattcaGGTAAACATTTCTCTAATTAATGCTTTGAGGAagatgcccggttatgcaaaaatgatgaaggacttgatgtctcaTAAGTTCGACTTCCAAGACTTGGCAACTATCACATTGACACAGACTTGTAGTGTTGTTGTGTCAAGACCTATAGCTCAGAAGTTATCCGACCCTAGAATCTTCACAATTTCATGCACCATAGGTAGCTATGCATTTGCCaaagcattgtgtgatttgggagaaAGTATAAATCTGATGTTGTTGTCTATCTATAAAAGGTTAGACATTGGAAGAGCAAGGCCCACATCCATGTTACAGCAACTAGCTGACCGAACGGTGAAAAGACCATCAGGTATACTTGACAATGTATTTGTGCAAGTTGGAAAATTCGTGTTTCCAGCAGATTGTTTCATTATGGACTGCAAGGTTGAtgaggagattcccataattttgtga